A window of the Brassica oleracea var. oleracea cultivar TO1000 chromosome C1, BOL, whole genome shotgun sequence genome harbors these coding sequences:
- the LOC106303971 gene encoding peptidyl-prolyl cis-trans isomerase CYP95: protein MAKKKNPQVYMDVCIDGDPAETMVFELFPDVAPKTSENFRALCTGEKGIGPRSGKPLHYKGSFFHRILKGSSAQAGDFVNRDGTGGESIYAGKFPDESPKLRHDERGLLSMDVAERDKLGSHFHITFRPNHQLDRKNVVFGKLIQGKEVLKKIERVGDEEGKPTVTVKIISCGEYSGDKKKNVIDDRKRSKHKKSSRERRKKRRRHSSSESESSSDSETDSSESDSESDSDSSSDLSSSSHERGKKRKRSSKKDKHRRSKRRDKRHEKKRRIRDKRSKRKSRRSPDNLIGEEGNSESDANADIEGKTRKPRVSNRTGNSPLEFQKEAESLHQDKKEGPDLLDKDDDASDRQHDIVDDHSGKSRSWSLSPKRKTSKSTSISPRRSPSKSPRRKVKNLTNRRSKSPESSRLMRRSLSKSVSRSPVLMKRGKDISRSPSRSISRSPLMSPKRDISRSLSRSISRSPLRSPVRDIGRSPVRGRKARSPSRSPVRSASLGRGPLRRARSPSRSPDRSSRRSLSRSPSISPRRSVSRSPVRSSRKSVSRSPIRSSRRSISRSPVRGERRRRISRSPIQARRRSPFGRRRSLSRSASPDGRIRRGRGFSQRYSYARRFRASPTPDRSPYRLSDRSDRDRFRSHRRYSPRRFRSPLRARTPPRLRRRRSRSVSSGPRHHRRYSRSPIRSRSPYRKRRSPFAASRSRSPYSKRRSPSPASRSPSPSGSRSRSRSYSKSPIGTGKARSVSRSPSKSSSSSSGNSSAGKARLVAYD, encoded by the exons GCTGGCGACTTTGTGAACCGAGATG GTACTGGTGGGGAAAGCATATATGCTGGAAAATTTCCAG ATGAGTCACCAAAACTAAGGCATGACGAGCGTGGTCTTTTATCTATGGATGTTGCTGAACGTGACAAGTTGGGATCACACTTTCATATTACCTTCAGGCCAAATCACCAACTTGATAG GAAAAATGTTGTTTTTGGAAAGCTTATTCAAGGGAAAGAGGTACTAAAGAAAATTGAACGTGTGGGAGACGAGGAAGGCAAACCTACCGTCACGGTGAAAATAATCAGTTGTGGAGAATATTCTGGAG ACAAGAAGAAGAATGTTATTGATGATCGAAAAAGGAGCAAGCACAAGAAATCTTCAAGAGAGAGAAGAAAGAAGAGGCGGAGACACTCATCATCTGAGTCTGAAAGCTCCTCAGACTCTGAGACGGATTCCTCAGAATCTGATAGTGAGTCAGATTCGGATTCGTCTTCGGACCTTAGCTCCTCGAGCCATGAAAGGGGGAAGAAGAGAAAGAGAAGTTCGAAGAAAGATAAGCACAGGCGGTCCAAGCGAAGAGATAAGCGCCATGAGAAGAAGCGGAGGATACGTGATAAGAGATCGAAACGCAAATCAAGAAG GTCCCCAGACAATCTTATAGGGGAAGAAGGCAACAGCGAAAGTGATGCTAATGCTGATATTGAGGGAAAAACGAGGAAACCCAGAGTCTCGAATAGAACAG GCAATTCTCCACTAGAGTTTCAAAAAGAAGCTGAATCACTTCACCAGGACAAAAAGGAAGGGCCGGATTTGCTTGACAAGGATGATGATGCATCTGATAGGCAACATGATATTGTTGATGATCATTCTGGCAAATCTAG GAGCTGGAGTTTGAGTCCTAAGAGGAAAACAAGTAAGAGTACAAGTATAAGTCCTAGGAGGAGTCCGAGTAAGAGTCCTAGACGGAAAGTGAAGAACTTGACAAACAGAAGAAGCAAGAGCCCAGAAAGTAGCAGGCTTATGAGGAGAAGCCTTAGCAAAAGTGTTAGTAGAAGTCCAGTGCTGATGAAAAGGGGAAAAGATATTAGTAGAAGTCCTTCCAGGAGCATAAGCAGAAGTCCATTGATGAGCCCCAAAAGGGATATTAGCAGAAGTCTTTCGAGGAGTATAAGCAGAAGTCCATTGAGGAGCCCTGTAAGGGATATTGGCAGAAGTCCAGTGAGGGGTAGGAAGGCCAGAAGCCCAAGCAGGAGCCCTGTAAGATCAGCAAGCCTTGGAAGAGGCCCACTTAGAAGAGCAAGATCACCTAGCAGAAGTCCAGATCGGTCTTCTAGAAGAAGCCTGAGCAGGAGTCCCTCTATATCACCTAGGAGATCAGTGAGCAGGAGTCCAGTCCGATCATCTAGGAAGAGTGTGAGCAGGAGTCCGATTCGATCATCCAGGAGAAGTATCAGCAGGAGTCCTGTTAGAGGAGAAAGAAGAAGAAGAATCAGTAGAAGTCCAATTCAGGCGAGGAGAAGAAGTCCTTTTGGCCGTAGAAGAAGTTTGTCAAGAAGCGCTTCTCCTGATGGACGCATCAGGAGAGGAAGAGGATTTAGCCAGAGATACTCTTACGCTCGTAGATTCAGAGCCTCTCCAACTCCTGATCGTTCTCCTTATCGCCTAAGTGATAGGAGTGACCGTGACAG GTTTCGAAGTCACAGAAGGTACTCTCCGAGACGGTTCAGAAGTCCATTAAGAGCAAGAACACCTCCAAG GTTAAGAAGAAGAAGAAGCCGCTCTGTATCTTCTGGTCCACGTCATCACCGGCGTTACAGCCGCAGCCCTATTCGTAGCCGTTCACCGTATAGGAAGAGAAGGTCACCGTTTGCTGCAAGCCGCAGCCGTTCACCATATAGCAAGAGAAGATCACCATCTCCTGCTAGCCGCAGTCCAAGTCCGTCAGGATCAAGATCAAGATCAAGATCATACTCAAAATCTCCCATTGGGACAGGGAAAGCAAGATCAGTGTCGAGATCACCATCTAAATCGAGCTCGTCATCCTCTGGTAATAGCTCAGCCGGGAAAGCAAGATTAGTTGCCTATGATTAA